A window from Nitrospirota bacterium encodes these proteins:
- a CDS encoding phospholipase D-like domain-containing protein, translating into MARRAGRNRYKRRSPGTGFTAVCCLVLALLSATVGTAASIEIYYAPEDTPVDRIVRIYEGARRYIYVAVYGLTYPPAVKALISAKKRGIDVRVMTDREKLDDPKQRTALETLRLAGIPVRVNRHDGLMHLKQVVVDDEVNTSGSVNQTGSGNRYNDERLDVITDHMTSVKAREKFLAMWKDQSRYGLWQD; encoded by the coding sequence ATGGCGCGGAGGGCCGGTCGGAACCGGTATAAGCGGCGATCGCCGGGAACAGGGTTTACGGCCGTCTGCTGTCTCGTCCTGGCTCTGCTGTCGGCGACGGTCGGAACCGCCGCGTCGATCGAGATCTATTACGCGCCGGAGGATACGCCCGTCGATCGGATCGTCAGGATTTACGAGGGCGCTCGCCGGTACATTTATGTCGCGGTCTACGGCCTGACCTATCCGCCCGCCGTTAAGGCGCTGATCTCGGCGAAGAAGCGCGGCATAGACGTGCGCGTCATGACCGATCGGGAGAAACTCGACGATCCGAAACAGCGGACGGCGCTGGAGACCCTGCGGTTGGCCGGGATTCCGGTCCGGGTCAATCGACACGACGGGCTGATGCATCTGAAACAGGTCGTGGTGGACGACGAGGTCAATACGTCCGGCTCCGTCAACCAAACCGGCAGCGGGAATCGCTACAACGACGAACGTCTCGACGTGATCACCGATCATATGACCAGCGTCAAGGCGCGCGAGAAGTTTCTGGCCATGTGGAAAGACCAGAGCCGTTACGGGCTCTGGCAGGACTGA
- the moeB gene encoding molybdopterin-synthase adenylyltransferase MoeB translates to MNFTDDQITRYSRHILLPEVGGKGQKKIAQAKILLVGAGGLGSPAALYLAAAGVGTIGLIDSDVVDLSNLQRQVIHHTPDVGRPKVASAREKIQALNPDVSVETYEDRLTSKNALDVVKGYDVVIDGVDNFPAKFLINDACFFADKPLVHGGILRFDGRVMTIIPGKSACYRCVFKNPPPPGLVASCQEAGVIGVLAGIIGTLQATEALKLVLGIGRPLTDRMLDFDARRTAFREIRTRRNPNCPLCGDHPTIAELFDHEPETCDLRTTTVSDQPSAVSKH, encoded by the coding sequence ATGAATTTCACCGACGACCAAATCACCCGGTACAGCCGGCATATTCTCTTGCCGGAGGTAGGCGGGAAAGGCCAAAAGAAAATCGCGCAGGCCAAGATTCTGCTGGTCGGTGCCGGCGGTCTGGGCTCGCCGGCCGCGTTGTATCTGGCCGCCGCCGGTGTGGGCACCATCGGGTTGATCGACAGCGACGTGGTGGATCTCTCGAACCTCCAACGCCAAGTCATCCACCATACGCCGGATGTGGGGCGTCCCAAGGTCGCCTCCGCCCGAGAAAAGATTCAGGCGCTGAATCCGGACGTCTCGGTGGAAACCTACGAGGACCGTCTCACTTCCAAGAACGCGCTCGACGTCGTCAAGGGATACGATGTCGTCATCGATGGGGTGGATAACTTTCCCGCGAAGTTCCTCATCAACGACGCCTGTTTTTTCGCCGACAAACCGCTGGTCCACGGCGGCATCCTGCGCTTTGACGGGCGCGTGATGACCATTATTCCCGGAAAATCGGCCTGCTACCGGTGCGTGTTCAAGAATCCCCCGCCGCCGGGCTTGGTCGCGAGTTGCCAGGAAGCCGGTGTGATCGGCGTTCTGGCCGGGATCATCGGTACGCTCCAGGCGACGGAAGCCTTGAAGCTGGTTCTGGGCATCGGGCGCCCGTTGACCGATCGGATGCTGGATTTCGATGCGCGCCGGACCGCATTCCGCGAGATCAGGACGAGGCGGAACCCGAACTGCCCGCTCTGCGGCGACCATCCGACGATCGCGGAACTCTTCGATCACGAACCGGAGACCTGCGATCTGAGAACGACAACCGTCAGCGATCAGCCGTCGGCGGTCAGCAAGCATTGA
- a CDS encoding DUF5069 domain-containing protein, producing the protein MDLRTVHPRSPREKLAGYAHLARMIDKCRAVLAGTQGDYIYPCPMDKRLLDFAGLTAEQFTEAVHARASDQAVVAWFVEHAARHSPAEIEACNEMLLTRGPDTEEKWEYFKKCRDAVDPTRTDITSWADLLDLEEGRPVPVRHTAGRS; encoded by the coding sequence ATGGACCTTCGGACAGTGCATCCGCGCAGCCCGCGTGAGAAGCTGGCCGGGTACGCCCATCTCGCCCGGATGATCGACAAATGCCGGGCCGTCCTCGCCGGGACCCAGGGCGACTACATCTATCCCTGCCCGATGGACAAACGGCTGCTGGACTTTGCCGGTCTGACAGCGGAACAGTTTACCGAGGCGGTTCATGCCAGAGCATCCGACCAAGCGGTCGTGGCGTGGTTCGTCGAACATGCAGCCCGGCATTCGCCGGCCGAGATCGAAGCCTGCAACGAGATGCTGCTGACGCGCGGGCCCGATACGGAAGAGAAATGGGAATATTTCAAGAAGTGCCGCGACGCCGTGGACCCGACAAGAACCGACATCACCAGTTGGGCCGACTTACTCGACTTGGAAGAAGGACGCCCGGTTCCCGTTCGCCATACCGCCGGGCGGTCATAA
- a CDS encoding TPM domain-containing protein gives MRNVKLGMWEAECGARTAEVAKARVRGKAAAVLLGMGLLLAPRGVDAVPGGKPPLPEPLGYVSDHARALDDDWKARIRSVCQDLERKTGVEMVVVTVSSLHPYATANEYASTLYDKWGIGTAQQEHGVLVLLAVQERQAALTVGKRMVPVVTPEVVTRVGRDYLDPSLKTGRYGEGLYRTAVALASVSQDIRVGTPSRAHVKGLGVWITVLTSIGSLIFLWWISRPDLRHPYGRISRGEYWGTGQGGFGGNFGGFGGATSGEGWQ, from the coding sequence ATGAGGAATGTGAAATTAGGAATGTGGGAGGCGGAGTGCGGGGCGCGGACTGCGGAGGTGGCGAAGGCACGAGTGAGAGGGAAAGCCGCCGCGGTGCTGTTGGGAATGGGCCTGTTGCTGGCTCCGCGGGGAGTCGATGCCGTTCCCGGCGGCAAGCCGCCGCTGCCCGAGCCGCTTGGATACGTCAGCGACCATGCCAGAGCGCTGGATGACGACTGGAAGGCGCGCATCCGCTCCGTGTGTCAGGACTTGGAGCGGAAGACCGGCGTCGAAATGGTGGTCGTCACCGTCAGCTCGCTGCATCCTTACGCCACGGCGAACGAATATGCGTCGACGTTGTACGACAAATGGGGGATCGGGACGGCGCAGCAGGAGCACGGCGTGCTGGTCTTGCTGGCAGTGCAGGAGCGGCAGGCGGCTCTCACGGTCGGCAAGCGGATGGTGCCGGTCGTCACGCCGGAGGTGGTGACAAGGGTTGGGCGCGACTATCTCGATCCGTCGTTGAAGACCGGTCGTTACGGGGAGGGACTCTATCGCACAGCGGTCGCGCTGGCGTCCGTGTCGCAGGACATCCGCGTTGGGACGCCCTCTCGCGCCCACGTCAAAGGGCTCGGGGTGTGGATTACGGTCCTCACCAGTATCGGTTCACTGATCTTTCTTTGGTGGATCAGCCGACCCGATCTGCGCCATCCGTACGGCCGCATCAGTCGCGGAGAATACTGGGGGACGGGCCAGGGCGGCTTCGGCGGCAACTTCGGCGGCTTCGGCGGAGCGACCAGCGGGGAGGGATGGCAATAA
- the cysK gene encoding cysteine synthase A: protein MGAHKEITQLIGRTPLVRLNRLSRPDSATIYAKVESFNPGGSVKDRICLNMINEAERLGRLKPGGTIVEPTSGNTGIGLALISAVRGYKLILVMPESMSMERASLLSSYGAQLVLTAAWEGMKGSIKEAESIVAQNPSYFMPDQFSNPANPAVHRMTTGPEIWEALEGQIDAFVAAVGTGGTITGCGEVFKERNPEVKVIAVEPAGSPVLSGGDPGPHKIQGIGAGFIPKVLNRKILDRVMTVTDDEAYQTAKLLAKKEGLLVGISAGANVFAAQKVADELGPGKNVVTILPDTGERYISIEKYFNI from the coding sequence ATGGGGGCTCACAAAGAGATCACCCAACTGATCGGACGGACGCCGCTTGTCCGCCTGAACCGTCTTTCGAGGCCGGACTCGGCGACAATTTACGCGAAGGTTGAATCCTTCAATCCCGGCGGGAGCGTCAAGGACCGGATCTGCCTCAACATGATCAACGAGGCGGAGCGGCTCGGCAGGCTCAAGCCGGGGGGCACGATCGTCGAACCGACCAGCGGCAACACCGGCATCGGCCTCGCGCTCATTTCGGCGGTGCGCGGTTATAAATTGATCCTGGTGATGCCGGAAAGTATGAGCATGGAGCGGGCCAGCCTGCTGTCGTCCTACGGCGCCCAACTGGTGCTGACCGCCGCCTGGGAAGGGATGAAAGGCTCGATCAAGGAGGCGGAAAGCATCGTGGCCCAGAACCCGTCCTATTTTATGCCGGATCAGTTTTCCAACCCGGCCAACCCGGCCGTGCATCGGATGACCACCGGGCCGGAAATCTGGGAGGCGTTGGAAGGCCAGATCGACGCGTTCGTCGCCGCGGTCGGCACGGGCGGCACGATCACCGGCTGCGGCGAGGTCTTCAAGGAGCGCAATCCGGAGGTCAAAGTGATCGCCGTCGAGCCTGCCGGTTCGCCGGTCCTCTCCGGCGGAGACCCTGGCCCGCACAAAATTCAGGGCATCGGCGCCGGCTTCATTCCGAAGGTGCTCAATCGGAAAATTTTGGATCGCGTCATGACGGTGACGGATGACGAGGCCTACCAGACGGCGAAGCTGCTGGCCAAGAAAGAAGGGTTGCTGGTCGGTATTTCGGCCGGCGCCAACGTCTTCGCGGCCCAGAAGGTGGCGGACGAACTGGGCCCGGGCAAGAACGTGGTCACGATCCTGCCCGACACCGGCGAGCGGTATATCAGCATCGAGAAGTATTTCAATATTTGA
- a CDS encoding FAD-dependent oxidoreductase: MPARRYIIVGAGPAGVHAAVAIRNKDHDGEIVVIDRDHDPPYYRTELDTYVGGSTSDAEMPLYPEDYYREHRIRLRLRTVVAKVHASERTVELAGGERVAYDALLLAPGSYPLTISCPGASNPGVVTVRTWEDARKLIRLVMETDRPVVVVGGGVLGLILAEGVRQRGRHVTLLEREPRLWAPVLDETASQLVRQGVRQRGIEVLLSEEVAEIVGADGRIDRVTTSAGRGLEASTVVVAIGVRPDVAFLDGGSIRIDRGILIDHEFRTNVPDVFAAGDAVQGYDPISGQFRVVTNWNNAVEQGKLAGGFMAGDGHPYRGVIVSNSETFCGVRVTVLGMTQATGGGLVMLKGLDQAKGIYRKLTLRDDTLVGALLVGNTSGEGMIKKMILEAKPTSITEVKSKFLTGLILEETGT; the protein is encoded by the coding sequence ATGCCCGCAAGGCGCTACATCATTGTCGGGGCCGGACCGGCCGGCGTCCATGCGGCGGTCGCGATTCGAAACAAGGACCACGACGGCGAGATCGTCGTCATCGATCGCGATCATGATCCGCCGTATTACCGAACGGAGTTGGATACTTACGTCGGCGGCTCGACGTCCGACGCCGAGATGCCGCTCTATCCGGAGGATTATTATCGCGAGCACCGCATTCGACTCCGGCTTCGGACCGTGGTCGCGAAGGTTCACGCCTCCGAGCGTACGGTCGAACTGGCCGGGGGGGAACGGGTTGCCTACGACGCGCTGTTGCTTGCTCCGGGATCCTATCCTCTGACGATCTCCTGCCCCGGGGCATCGAATCCCGGGGTCGTGACGGTCAGGACGTGGGAGGACGCCCGGAAGCTGATCCGGCTGGTGATGGAAACGGACCGGCCGGTCGTGGTCGTCGGCGGAGGAGTGCTGGGGCTGATTCTCGCGGAAGGCGTACGGCAGCGCGGCCGTCACGTGACCTTGCTGGAACGGGAACCGCGTCTGTGGGCGCCGGTGTTGGACGAGACGGCTTCGCAATTGGTCCGGCAAGGCGTCCGACAGCGGGGCATCGAAGTCCTTCTCAGCGAGGAGGTGGCGGAGATCGTCGGTGCCGACGGCCGGATCGATCGAGTCACGACTTCGGCGGGCCGCGGCTTGGAGGCGTCGACCGTGGTCGTGGCGATCGGTGTCCGCCCGGATGTGGCGTTTCTGGACGGCGGCTCGATCCGAATCGACCGCGGGATCCTGATCGACCATGAATTTCGCACGAACGTTCCGGACGTGTTTGCGGCCGGCGACGCGGTGCAAGGGTACGACCCGATCTCCGGACAGTTCCGGGTCGTGACGAACTGGAACAACGCCGTCGAGCAGGGCAAGCTGGCCGGAGGTTTCATGGCGGGCGATGGGCATCCTTACCGCGGCGTGATCGTATCTAATTCGGAGACGTTTTGCGGCGTGCGCGTCACGGTGCTGGGGATGACCCAGGCGACGGGCGGCGGTCTTGTGATGTTGAAAGGACTGGATCAGGCCAAAGGAATCTATCGCAAGCTCACGCTGCGGGACGATACACTGGTCGGAGCGCTGCTGGTCGGCAATACCTCGGGCGAAGGGATGATAAAGAAAATGATCCTGGAGGCCAAACCGACGTCGATCACCGAGGTCAAGTCCAAGTTCCTGACCGGCCTCATCCTTGAAGAAACAGGGACGTGA
- the thrC gene encoding threonine synthase, with protein MSKMKALVCRECGKEYPTKAIHVCEMCFGPLEVKYNYEEIKRTVSRKKIEEGPRSMWRYIDLLPVEGTALVGPHAGFTPMVRAKNLGAYLGLDELYIKNDTVNHPTLSFKDRVVAVALTRARELGFETVACASTGNLANSVAAHAAAAGMTCYVFIPGDLEAAKVLGNLIYRPNVVEVEGNYDDVNRLCSEIAAEHGWAFVNINVRPYYAEGSKTLAFETVEQLGWRTPDQVVIPMASGSLLTKIWKGLNEMHALGLVEAVRTKINGAQAEGCSPIATAYKAGRDFFKPVKPKTIAKSLAIGNPADGYYALKATAESKGAMEMVTDEEIVEGIKLLAQTEGIFAETAGGVTIGVLRKLVKQGVIKKTDATVAYVTGNGLKTQEAVIDAVGRPVRIQPSLVSFEKTFKMGKNGGGDA; from the coding sequence ATGAGCAAGATGAAAGCGCTTGTCTGCCGCGAATGTGGCAAGGAATATCCCACCAAGGCCATCCATGTGTGCGAGATGTGCTTCGGTCCGCTCGAGGTGAAATACAACTACGAGGAGATCAAGCGGACCGTCTCACGCAAGAAGATCGAGGAAGGCCCGCGGAGCATGTGGCGCTACATCGACCTGTTGCCGGTCGAAGGGACGGCGCTCGTCGGACCACACGCCGGCTTCACGCCCATGGTGCGCGCCAAAAACCTGGGCGCCTACCTGGGGCTGGACGAGCTGTACATTAAGAACGATACGGTCAACCATCCGACCTTGTCGTTCAAAGACCGGGTCGTCGCCGTGGCCCTGACCCGCGCCAGAGAGCTCGGCTTCGAGACGGTCGCCTGCGCCTCGACCGGCAATCTGGCCAATTCGGTCGCCGCCCACGCCGCCGCCGCCGGCATGACCTGCTATGTCTTCATCCCCGGCGACCTGGAAGCGGCGAAGGTGCTGGGCAATCTGATCTACCGGCCGAACGTCGTCGAAGTCGAAGGCAATTATGACGACGTGAACCGGCTCTGCAGCGAGATCGCCGCCGAGCACGGCTGGGCGTTCGTCAATATCAACGTGCGGCCCTACTATGCCGAAGGCTCCAAGACGTTGGCCTTCGAGACGGTCGAACAATTGGGGTGGCGGACACCCGATCAGGTCGTCATCCCGATGGCGTCCGGCTCTCTCCTGACCAAGATCTGGAAGGGCCTGAATGAAATGCACGCGTTGGGGCTCGTTGAGGCCGTCCGCACCAAGATCAACGGCGCCCAGGCGGAGGGCTGCTCGCCCATTGCGACCGCGTACAAGGCCGGCCGGGACTTTTTCAAGCCGGTGAAGCCGAAGACGATCGCCAAGTCGCTCGCCATCGGCAACCCCGCCGACGGCTACTACGCGCTAAAGGCGACGGCGGAGAGCAAAGGCGCCATGGAGATGGTGACCGACGAGGAAATCGTGGAGGGGATCAAGTTACTGGCCCAGACCGAAGGGATCTTCGCGGAAACGGCCGGGGGTGTAACCATCGGGGTGCTCCGCAAGCTGGTGAAGCAGGGTGTGATCAAGAAAACCGACGCGACGGTGGCCTATGTGACGGGCAACGGTTTGAAAACCCAGGAGGCGGTCATCGACGCGGTCGGCAGGCCGGTTCGCATTCAGCCGAGTTTGGTGAGTTTCGAGAAGACATTCAAGATGGGCAAAAACGGCGGTGGTGACGCATGA
- a CDS encoding FAD-dependent monooxygenase encodes MMERIEQTDVAIVGAGGGGAVLALALARRGVRTLVLEQASGPPQGLRGEILQPNGQRIFDRLGLLGKLPGEATRSVRYFHFYRVGGERLCTIDYGVLPPPFNRAIVTLPNVAHQVILSELEARNPGRLWYGAQCSSLLFEHGRVVGLIADCGGTPVKVSAKLVVGADGAFSKVREALKIPASLHLYPDGYLIAILDTPQELADARYFVGRKTILGVFPAAGRKVYLFYMIPAGTMEQVKARGLSALQEQWVKIDPSLEATFRGLKDWEQTAYMPTGRVRAPRWVADGAALIGDAAHAMNPHASQGRMQAMVDAMTLADVIPTCLESGDWSAEKLRVYERHRRPQVDMLQRLADEQVVFWNTGNPLLGLLRDRVFRTLDRNPRLRYQVLAATAGLRARPPFGLLDRLMAVGFLPDPRAHHVSPEPTG; translated from the coding sequence ATGATGGAACGGATCGAACAAACCGATGTGGCGATCGTCGGGGCTGGCGGGGGCGGGGCGGTGTTGGCCCTGGCCTTGGCCAGGAGAGGGGTCAGGACCCTGGTGCTGGAACAAGCCTCCGGGCCTCCCCAAGGCTTGCGCGGCGAAATTCTACAACCGAACGGCCAGCGCATATTCGATCGGCTGGGGTTGCTGGGCAAACTTCCCGGCGAGGCGACGCGGTCGGTCCGGTATTTTCATTTTTACCGCGTCGGCGGGGAACGCCTCTGCACGATCGACTACGGAGTTCTTCCACCGCCGTTCAATCGAGCCATCGTGACGCTCCCCAACGTCGCGCACCAGGTCATCCTGAGCGAGTTGGAGGCTCGGAATCCCGGCCGGCTGTGGTACGGCGCGCAGTGTTCTTCGCTCCTCTTCGAGCATGGGCGGGTGGTGGGCCTGATTGCGGATTGCGGCGGTACGCCGGTCAAGGTGTCGGCCAAGTTGGTGGTCGGCGCCGACGGGGCCTTCTCCAAGGTCCGCGAGGCGTTGAAGATCCCCGCGAGCCTGCATCTCTATCCGGATGGCTATCTGATCGCGATTCTGGACACGCCGCAGGAGCTGGCGGACGCGCGCTATTTCGTGGGACGCAAGACCATTCTCGGCGTCTTCCCGGCGGCAGGCCGCAAGGTCTATCTCTTTTACATGATTCCGGCCGGCACCATGGAGCAGGTGAAAGCCCGGGGACTGTCGGCGCTCCAGGAACAATGGGTCAAGATCGATCCGAGCTTGGAAGCGACCTTCCGCGGTCTCAAGGACTGGGAGCAAACCGCGTATATGCCGACCGGCCGAGTCCGCGCCCCCCGGTGGGTCGCCGACGGCGCCGCGCTGATCGGCGATGCGGCTCATGCGATGAATCCGCATGCCTCGCAGGGGCGAATGCAGGCGATGGTGGATGCGATGACGCTCGCCGATGTCATTCCGACCTGTTTGGAATCCGGTGATTGGTCGGCGGAAAAACTTCGCGTCTATGAGCGTCATCGCCGCCCTCAGGTGGACATGCTTCAACGGCTGGCCGATGAACAGGTCGTCTTCTGGAACACCGGCAACCCGCTGCTGGGATTGTTACGCGACCGCGTGTTCCGGACGCTGGATCGGAATCCCAGGCTCCGATATCAAGTGCTGGCCGCCACGGCCGGTTTGCGCGCCAGACCTCCCTTTGGACTGCTCGATCGGCTGATGGCCGTCGGGTTTCTGCCCGACCCGCGGGCGCATCATGTCTCGCCGGAACCGACCGGCTGA
- the thiS gene encoding sulfur carrier protein ThiS has translation MQVTINGKAEEIQAGTVLDLLKAKNIEPQMVAVELNNTMLDREHLATTPIKEGDQVEFLFYMGGGR, from the coding sequence ATGCAGGTCACGATCAACGGAAAAGCCGAAGAAATTCAAGCCGGAACAGTCCTCGATTTGCTCAAAGCTAAGAACATTGAGCCGCAGATGGTCGCCGTCGAACTGAATAACACCATGCTGGACCGAGAACATTTGGCGACGACCCCCATCAAAGAGGGAGACCAAGTCGAATTCCTGTTTTATATGGGCGGCGGCCGGTGA